The proteins below are encoded in one region of Haloterrigena turkmenica DSM 5511:
- the yqeB gene encoding selenium-dependent molybdenum cofactor biosynthesis protein YqeB, with the protein MSVFERVNELIESGEPAAMLTIVNKDGSAPRDIGDRMLVTTDGDYGTIGGGTVEHLATEDARAVLAGKSDDGVRTYELEPGGNTGMVCGGSMDVFIERIRGRARLYIAGAGHISVELAPLAERLGYDVTVVDDREEYADPDAFPDDTDVVHGKYGEVLSELPMTEETSVAVATRSGTYDQRAVAAALDGNAGYVGLVASDTKTEHVVESLAEKGYSRRELARVRAPVGLDLGGSGPEDVALAILSEVNMDRYGVTGRRATRLNLDDLVVVRGGGDLGSGVVYRLHRAGYPVVVTEVERPTVVRREVAFATAMYEDDVSIDGVDGRRAADVDEAIGILEDDAVPVLEDPEASVASELDAAVVVDAILAKGRLDTGTRRDDADVVVGLGPGFEAGEDVDAVVETDRGHELGRVLYYGRARPYDGEPGERRGFTHERVLRAPNEGLWEPAVEIGDLVSAGESVGHVGGSAVNAEIDGLVRGLVHGGLEVGDGTKLGDIDPRGDDVDPTKISDKALCLGGGVLEAVLKLR; encoded by the coding sequence ATGAGCGTGTTCGAGCGAGTCAACGAACTGATCGAGAGCGGCGAGCCCGCCGCGATGCTGACGATCGTGAACAAGGACGGGAGCGCGCCCCGGGACATCGGGGATCGGATGCTCGTCACCACAGACGGCGACTACGGTACGATCGGCGGTGGAACGGTCGAGCACCTCGCCACGGAGGACGCTCGAGCGGTATTGGCGGGGAAGTCCGACGACGGCGTCCGGACGTACGAACTCGAACCCGGCGGTAACACCGGCATGGTCTGTGGCGGGTCGATGGACGTCTTCATCGAACGTATTCGCGGACGGGCGCGCCTGTACATCGCCGGCGCCGGCCACATCAGCGTCGAACTCGCGCCGCTGGCGGAGCGGTTGGGCTACGACGTCACGGTAGTCGACGACCGCGAGGAGTACGCGGACCCGGACGCGTTTCCCGACGACACGGATGTCGTCCACGGGAAGTACGGAGAAGTGCTCTCCGAGCTACCGATGACCGAAGAAACGTCGGTCGCCGTCGCGACGCGGAGTGGCACGTACGATCAACGCGCCGTCGCCGCTGCGCTCGACGGAAACGCCGGGTACGTCGGCCTCGTCGCCAGCGACACGAAGACGGAACACGTCGTCGAGTCGCTCGCCGAAAAGGGGTACAGCCGCCGCGAACTCGCACGGGTCAGAGCACCCGTTGGACTCGATCTCGGTGGGAGCGGTCCGGAAGACGTCGCGCTGGCGATACTCTCGGAGGTGAACATGGACCGATACGGGGTCACCGGACGGCGCGCGACGCGGCTGAATCTCGACGACCTCGTCGTGGTTCGGGGCGGGGGCGACCTCGGGAGCGGAGTCGTCTACCGACTGCACCGGGCCGGCTATCCGGTCGTGGTGACCGAGGTCGAGCGACCGACCGTCGTTCGGCGGGAGGTGGCGTTCGCGACGGCGATGTACGAAGACGACGTATCGATCGACGGCGTCGACGGACGGCGAGCGGCCGACGTGGACGAGGCGATCGGAATCCTCGAGGACGACGCGGTTCCGGTCCTCGAGGACCCCGAGGCGTCGGTCGCGTCGGAGCTCGACGCGGCCGTCGTCGTCGACGCGATACTGGCGAAAGGGCGGCTCGATACGGGTACCCGCCGCGACGACGCGGACGTGGTCGTCGGGCTCGGCCCCGGATTCGAAGCCGGCGAAGACGTCGACGCCGTCGTCGAGACGGATCGGGGGCACGAACTGGGTCGCGTCCTCTACTACGGACGGGCGAGACCGTACGACGGCGAACCGGGCGAACGACGCGGCTTCACGCACGAACGGGTCCTCCGCGCACCGAACGAGGGCCTGTGGGAGCCCGCCGTCGAGATCGGCGACCTCGTTTCGGCGGGCGAGAGCGTAGGTCACGTCGGTGGCAGCGCCGTGAACGCGGAAATCGACGGCCTC
- a CDS encoding DsrE family protein, whose product MKRDVVVLLTRAPYGRVHVPEGMRAARGVAAGFDHHDVTVVFTEDGAYAARSDVDRDALNLPGHVADLRDQDGEMIVDAAAMAEREIAHDEIAHDVSVRSGGDVTTLIREADCTLDF is encoded by the coding sequence ATGAAACGCGACGTCGTCGTGTTACTGACTCGAGCGCCGTACGGACGCGTTCACGTCCCGGAAGGGATGCGGGCGGCGCGGGGCGTCGCCGCGGGATTCGACCACCACGACGTCACCGTGGTCTTCACGGAAGACGGCGCGTACGCCGCCCGATCGGACGTGGATCGAGACGCGCTGAACTTACCGGGACACGTCGCCGATCTGCGGGACCAGGACGGAGAGATGATCGTCGACGCCGCAGCGATGGCGGAGAGAGAGATCGCCCACGACGAGATCGCCCACGACGTGAGCGTTCGTTCCGGCGGTGACGTGACGACGCTCATTCGGGAAGCCGATTGCACGCTTGACTTCTGA
- a CDS encoding DsrE/DsrF/TusD sulfur relay family protein: protein MASIGFLLTGGPFDSERWRTAYELGRAALNKGHEVTFFHYLDGALVPVEDQTFPDCSDSGLYDEMPTEKFQELVADGAEVICCGLCVDARGIDAPNDYPDGVEVGLLPDLADMIGEADRVISL, encoded by the coding sequence ATGGCTTCCATTGGGTTCCTCCTGACCGGTGGTCCGTTCGACAGCGAACGCTGGCGAACGGCGTACGAACTCGGGAGAGCGGCGCTGAATAAGGGCCACGAGGTCACCTTCTTTCACTACCTCGACGGGGCGCTCGTTCCGGTCGAGGATCAGACGTTCCCGGACTGTTCGGACAGCGGGCTGTACGACGAGATGCCGACGGAGAAGTTTCAGGAACTCGTCGCCGACGGTGCGGAGGTGATCTGTTGCGGCCTCTGCGTCGACGCTCGCGGTATCGACGCGCCGAACGACTACCCGGACGGCGTCGAGGTCGGACTCCTCCCGGATCTGGCGGACATGATCGGTGAAGCCGACCGAGTGATATCGCTATGA